In Halomarina salina, one DNA window encodes the following:
- a CDS encoding DNA double-strand break repair nuclease NurA — translation MTLDPVHFEGITRLAGRIRQDVDASDHRAFAQQVWDDWLDPLREDGDVLLEPLGEHRRRMMPIDEAALQPDRFETRHGLDSGTINPTTFKNGVVLDVAQAAMSAVPSDLDLHRGRTTVMTVHTNDAMADLNGDWTMFDEGYTRGRVLHAPRVDRYETAVVHDLALFLAESSHALDNAEVVHDLLVMDGPVYPKGLLNWANREPELADLLAEDERPRDVIENYIRLVESFAARDVPLCGFVKTPITRAITRTVREQRGNAPWVNDAAFFSQVLERRERLDGPDGPEHERVTDALTFTNWFVSRGGADRALSTLGDAFGIDRRLPPEAYEVTFCVVYDPRTDVVYRLEAPATFTADEDQREALLMQVLKGVAVERGPPMAVAKADGLAQIGRAETDALRSALEQAFDTEADTTYDDERWGLLE, via the coding sequence ATGACACTCGACCCGGTGCACTTCGAGGGCATCACACGGCTCGCCGGGCGCATCCGGCAGGACGTGGACGCGAGCGACCACCGGGCGTTCGCACAGCAGGTCTGGGACGACTGGCTCGACCCGCTGCGCGAGGACGGCGACGTGCTACTGGAACCGCTCGGCGAGCACCGCCGCCGGATGATGCCCATCGACGAGGCGGCGCTCCAGCCCGACCGCTTCGAGACGCGCCACGGTCTCGACTCGGGGACCATCAACCCGACGACGTTCAAGAACGGCGTGGTCCTCGACGTGGCGCAGGCGGCGATGAGCGCCGTCCCGTCGGACCTCGACCTCCACCGCGGCCGGACGACGGTGATGACCGTCCACACGAACGACGCGATGGCCGACCTCAACGGCGACTGGACGATGTTCGACGAGGGGTACACCCGCGGCCGGGTGCTCCACGCGCCCCGCGTCGACCGCTACGAGACGGCCGTCGTCCACGACCTCGCGCTGTTCCTCGCCGAGAGCTCCCACGCCCTCGACAACGCAGAGGTCGTCCACGACCTGCTGGTGATGGACGGGCCCGTCTACCCGAAGGGCCTGCTCAACTGGGCGAACCGGGAACCCGAACTCGCCGACCTGCTCGCCGAGGACGAGCGTCCGCGCGACGTCATCGAGAACTACATCCGCCTCGTGGAGTCGTTCGCGGCGCGTGACGTGCCGCTCTGTGGGTTCGTCAAGACGCCAATCACCCGCGCCATCACCCGGACGGTCCGCGAACAGCGGGGCAACGCGCCCTGGGTCAATGACGCCGCGTTCTTCTCGCAGGTGCTCGAACGCCGCGAGCGCCTCGACGGTCCCGACGGCCCGGAACACGAACGCGTCACGGACGCCCTGACGTTCACGAACTGGTTCGTCTCTCGGGGCGGGGCGGACCGCGCGCTCTCGACGCTCGGCGACGCGTTCGGCATCGACCGACGCCTCCCCCCCGAGGCGTACGAGGTGACGTTCTGCGTCGTCTACGACCCGCGGACCGACGTGGTCTACCGCCTCGAAGCGCCCGCGACGTTCACCGCCGACGAGGACCAGCGCGAGGCGCTCCTCATGCAGGTGCTCAAGGGAGTCGCCGTCGAGCGCGGCCCGCCGATGGCCGTCGCAAAGGCCGACGGCCTCGCACAGATCGGTCGCGCCGAGACCGACGCCCTCCGCAGCGCCCTCGAACAGGCGTTCGACACCGAGGCCGACACCACCTACGACGACGAGCGCTGGGGCCTGCTGGAGTGA
- a CDS encoding DUF7113 family protein, whose amino-acid sequence MLLIRGHGGGTALTGTLYERGERPPEFKGAPDEDAPYVWICDEFYEVESGGQTQVIDGRELQVAFESPMPRGFETRDQGVAAAEDHIRTQFARVGVPEKNVEIEMEKTQPGAR is encoded by the coding sequence ATGTTATTGATTCGCGGTCACGGCGGGGGCACGGCGCTCACCGGCACGCTGTACGAGCGTGGCGAGCGTCCCCCCGAGTTCAAGGGCGCACCCGACGAGGACGCGCCCTACGTCTGGATCTGCGACGAGTTCTACGAGGTCGAGAGCGGCGGGCAGACGCAGGTCATCGACGGACGCGAGCTGCAGGTCGCGTTCGAGTCGCCGATGCCCCGCGGGTTCGAGACGCGCGACCAGGGCGTCGCGGCCGCCGAAGACCACATCCGCACGCAGTTCGCCCGCGTCGGCGTCCCCGAGAAGAATGTGGAGATAGAGATGGAGAAGACTCAACCCGGCGCCAGATGA
- a CDS encoding WD40/YVTN/BNR-like repeat-containing protein, producing the protein MKLGGTVDDVVYCTEGTTVGRWAEETGFQPRGTLPVPDAGPTNLPFSLTTRWPTRRLLELLTGSITTTNVWPLGDDALLATADRWLFRSTDGGRSWRVVRDLPDSSGPMGVLPTSVCVTDDAVYLAEYPLGDDPARVLVSHDRGESWSTFHERTDVRHFHSVATDPYSGALWGTTGDAEGECIVGRFDGDRFETVGRGGQDWRAVELAFTESAVVWGVDSAYLDSVGLFRLDRDRFDRDGVEPERVGETDAPVFYAETLTATDETWVVLSTAAEAGVDSTAPASMRRNTAGRTARVLAASERTGFEQWHELFAFGRRRTVSEHVGPVPTTGAYVFLGVAPDGGLLVNPFNTSAAHGDVLHLSPAAFDDLVGGHDAA; encoded by the coding sequence ATGAAACTCGGCGGCACCGTCGACGACGTCGTGTACTGCACGGAGGGAACCACGGTCGGGCGGTGGGCCGAGGAGACCGGGTTCCAGCCACGGGGGACGCTGCCCGTCCCCGACGCCGGCCCGACGAACCTCCCGTTCTCCCTGACGACCCGGTGGCCGACCCGACGACTCCTCGAACTGCTCACCGGGTCAATCACGACGACCAACGTCTGGCCGCTTGGCGACGACGCACTGCTCGCGACGGCCGACCGCTGGCTGTTCCGCTCCACGGACGGCGGCCGGTCGTGGCGCGTCGTCCGGGACCTGCCCGACAGCTCCGGGCCGATGGGCGTCCTCCCCACCTCGGTCTGCGTCACCGACGACGCCGTCTACCTCGCTGAGTACCCGCTCGGCGACGACCCGGCGCGCGTCCTCGTCAGCCACGACCGCGGGGAGTCGTGGTCGACGTTCCACGAGCGCACCGACGTCCGCCACTTCCACAGCGTCGCCACCGACCCGTACTCCGGCGCGCTCTGGGGAACGACCGGCGACGCCGAGGGCGAGTGCATCGTCGGCCGGTTCGACGGCGACCGGTTCGAGACGGTCGGTCGGGGTGGACAGGACTGGCGCGCGGTCGAACTGGCGTTCACCGAGTCGGCGGTCGTCTGGGGCGTCGACTCGGCGTACCTCGACTCGGTGGGGCTGTTCCGCCTCGACCGCGACCGGTTCGACCGCGACGGGGTCGAACCGGAACGCGTCGGCGAGACGGACGCCCCGGTGTTCTACGCGGAGACGCTGACCGCGACGGATGAGACGTGGGTCGTCCTCTCGACGGCCGCCGAGGCCGGCGTCGACAGCACCGCTCCCGCGTCGATGCGGCGCAACACGGCGGGGCGGACCGCCCGGGTCCTCGCCGCCTCCGAGCGCACCGGCTTCGAGCAGTGGCACGAACTGTTCGCGTTCGGCCGTCGCCGGACCGTCAGCGAACACGTCGGACCGGTCCCGACCACCGGCGCGTACGTCTTCCTCGGCGTCGCCCCCGACGGCGGCCTGCTCGTCAACCCGTTCAACACGAGCGCCGCCCACGGCGACGTCCTCCACCTCTCGCCCGCGGCGTTCGACGACCTGGTCGGCGGACACGACGCCGCGTGA